In one Halorubrum sp. CBA1229 genomic region, the following are encoded:
- a CDS encoding universal stress protein, producing MTSTNQPEERDLLDHVLLPVAHEEDALATARALEPYRPERVTALHVVEKGGGTPDKSPVEQSEELAAESYAAVRTVFPDADDHTAYARDVVEAIFDAVDEVGASAIAYRSRDGNRLLQFLSGDLSLKLVTKSHVPVIALPREGSTE from the coding sequence ATGACGAGCACTAACCAACCGGAGGAACGGGACCTGCTCGACCACGTTCTCCTGCCGGTCGCCCACGAGGAGGACGCGCTGGCGACGGCGCGCGCGCTCGAACCCTATCGACCGGAGCGCGTGACCGCCCTCCACGTCGTCGAGAAGGGCGGCGGCACTCCCGACAAGTCGCCGGTCGAACAGTCCGAGGAGCTCGCGGCCGAGTCGTACGCCGCGGTCCGAACGGTGTTCCCCGACGCCGACGACCACACCGCGTACGCCCGCGACGTCGTGGAAGCCATCTTCGACGCCGTCGACGAGGTCGGCGCGAGCGCCATCGCCTACCGCTCGCGGGACGGCAACCGCCTGCTGCAGTTCCTCTCCGGCGACCTCTCGCTCAAGCTCGTGACGAAGTCGCACGTACCCGTAATCGCGCTCCCGCGCGAGGGATCGACCGAATGA